A genome region from Planctomycetota bacterium includes the following:
- a CDS encoding NAD(P)H-binding protein: protein MDRQKVLLQLDTDEQPSAFDSIVAIDAGEVDRLLRYSNVTTYNVRSIVHGAIFTRGPDDLSRTAIFIGGTDVAAAEAVMTQVLDTFFGPLRVSVMLDPNGANTTAVAAVRAAARTLDLAGAKAVVLGATGPVGQRVARLLAREQADVRVASRRADRAQAVCKAVSAMVEGAKLTAVGTETADKTKALLDDAQIVIAAGAAGVELISTEDWQGKSALKVIIDLNAVPPLGIGGVEVHDRGVERSGVVCYGALGVGGTKMRLHKLAIKLLFEQRDKVLDAEELYEIGRGL, encoded by the coding sequence ATGGACCGGCAAAAGGTTTTGTTGCAGCTCGACACCGACGAACAGCCGAGCGCGTTCGATAGCATCGTCGCCATCGACGCCGGCGAAGTCGATCGGCTGCTCCGCTATAGCAACGTCACCACCTACAACGTCCGGTCGATCGTGCATGGGGCCATCTTCACGCGCGGCCCCGACGACCTGAGCCGAACGGCGATCTTTATCGGCGGCACCGACGTCGCCGCCGCCGAGGCGGTGATGACCCAGGTGCTCGACACCTTCTTCGGGCCGTTGCGCGTGTCGGTGATGCTCGACCCGAACGGGGCCAACACCACGGCCGTGGCCGCGGTGCGGGCCGCGGCGCGGACGCTCGATCTGGCGGGGGCCAAGGCGGTGGTGCTGGGGGCGACTGGCCCAGTGGGTCAACGGGTGGCGCGACTGCTGGCTCGCGAGCAGGCCGACGTGCGCGTGGCCTCGCGCCGCGCCGATCGGGCCCAGGCGGTGTGCAAGGCGGTCTCGGCGATGGTCGAAGGGGCCAAGCTGACGGCCGTTGGCACCGAAACCGCCGACAAGACGAAGGCGCTGCTCGACGACGCCCAAATCGTGATCGCGGCCGGCGCGGCCGGCGTCGAGCTGATCTCGACCGAAGACTGGCAGGGGAAGTCCGCGCTCAAGGTGATCATCGACCTGAATGCCGTCCCCCCCTTGGGCATCGGCGGCGTCGAGGTTCACGACCGGGGCGTCGAACGCTCGGGCGTGGTCTGTTACGGCGCGCTCGGCGTCGGCGGCACGAAGATGCGCCTGCAC